TTTGACGAATGCCATCATCTGCCTTCCACTCAATATCAAATGATCGCAAGAGCTTCGATCGCTCCCTTCCGTCTTGGGCTTTCAGCTACCGTGGAGCGGGCTGATGGCAAAGAGGAGATGATCTATGAGCTGCTCGGGGATCTTTGCTATGAAGGGCAGATTCGCGAGATGGTGGAGACCGTGCTCGCGCCCTATGATGTCGTGAGCGTCGAAGTTCCACTGACGGCCGAGGAAAAAGACGCCTATCAGAAGGCGCGTGGCATCTACACAGCCTTTGTCAAAAATCATCGCATCAACTTCTCGGGGCCGGAAGGCTGGCAGGATTTTATTAAAAAGTCTGCGACTCTTCCCGGTGGCAAAGCCGCGATGGAAGCCTGGCGTGAACAAAAACGCCTGGCTCAGGCCGCAACGGGCAAGATGGATGAGCTGTGGAATATCCTCATGAAGCATCGCGGTGATCGCATCATCGTCTTCACGCAGGACAATGCCATGGCCTATCAGATCGGAAAGAATTTTGTTCTGCCCGTCCTTACGCATCAAACGCGGCCCAAGGAAAGAAAGCAGATGCTCGAATATTTCCGCCAGGGCCGCATTGATGTGCTGGTCACATCCAAGGTCCTGAATGAAGGCGTGGATGTTCCGGAAGCCAGCATCGGGGTTGTGATTTCAGGAAGCGGGGCCGTGCGTGAACACGTGCAGAGGCTGGGCCGTATCCTCCGGCATCAGGAAGGCAAGCGGGCCGTGCTCTATGAAGTGATTTCCAAGGATACCAATGAATTCTATGTGAACAAGCGGCGCAGGAACCATCATGCTTACCAAAGACCTTCTCAAGTATACAAGGCGTGAAAGCCGCGTCCATCCCAAGTATCTGAAGCCGACGGACAAGGATCTGATTCAGCTCGGAGATGAGCTGGCCGGACTTTATCGTGCGCATGTCGGGCAAAGCTGGAAGGAGCTGAACGATCAGCTGAAGGCGCATCCCGAGTCATCGGATGCCGTGTTCCAGGGCTTTGGCAAGCTGCTTGAGGACCGCTGCACTTTTGGTGAAGCCGATGAAGCCTTCGAAGGTCAGCGCTGGCAGTGGTTTGAATGGAGCCGTGCGCTGCGGGCGGAAGGCCTGCCCAGTCGTGCCGCTTTCGAAGAGGAAATGACCAAAAAAAGCGGGCGCAGCTTCGGGGTCATGCAGGATCAACTCTATGCCGACCTGCCGGAGTTTCGCAGTATCCAGACATTCGAAGAAATCTCGGGTGAGGCTCTGGTTCACCGTTACAACGCGGCCCAGATTCAGGGACTGCTTTTGCGGGCGCAGAAGATTCGTTTTTCCATATTTGAAAAAGACCTCGTTACCCGTCGACGATTGTTGCAGAAACTAAGATTCTGTCGACTCCTGGCCGAATTTGTTGAAAATCCAGAAGGTGCCTTGGTGCTGGAAATTTCCGGACCACTTTCGATGTTTGATCAGGTGCAAAGCTATGGCATGCGACTTTGCCAATTTTTTCCCTATGTTCTTCTGATGCCGAAATGGGAGTTGGAAGCCACGGTGAAGCTTGGTGAAAACTATTACGACCTCAAAATAGATAGTTCCAA
Above is a window of Oligoflexus sp. DNA encoding:
- a CDS encoding DEAD/DEAH box helicase family protein — encoded protein: MTTLQYELGTLLLDGALGDIGQEWPGFRFDSRTKQWRAPGFCYRDVVLKAIEDKKPLVDRARSYQALELKLKEPIIPRPHQSGALAAWQQQGSRGVVALPTGAGKTILAVLAMVAKQRPTLVVVPTIDLLLQWQNVLKKFFGTEIGALGGGWKEIRPVTVATYDSAYLSIETIGNRFGLIIFDECHHLPSTQYQMIARASIAPFRLGLSATVERADGKEEMIYELLGDLCYEGQIREMVETVLAPYDVVSVEVPLTAEEKDAYQKARGIYTAFVKNHRINFSGPEGWQDFIKKSATLPGGKAAMEAWREQKRLAQAATGKMDELWNILMKHRGDRIIVFTQDNAMAYQIGKNFVLPVLTHQTRPKERKQMLEYFRQGRIDVLVTSKVLNEGVDVPEASIGVVISGSGAVREHVQRLGRILRHQEGKRAVLYEVISKDTNEFYVNKRRRNHHAYQRPSQVYKA
- a CDS encoding DUF790 family protein, with the translated sequence MLTKDLLKYTRRESRVHPKYLKPTDKDLIQLGDELAGLYRAHVGQSWKELNDQLKAHPESSDAVFQGFGKLLEDRCTFGEADEAFEGQRWQWFEWSRALRAEGLPSRAAFEEEMTKKSGRSFGVMQDQLYADLPEFRSIQTFEEISGEALVHRYNAAQIQGLLLRAQKIRFSIFEKDLVTRRRLLQKLRFCRLLAEFVENPEGALVLEISGPLSMFDQVQSYGMRLCQFFPYVLLMPKWELEATVKLGENYYDLKIDSSKPIRSHYRSFSGYIPEEFQAFMKAFNALPTAERKDWKVEEGQEHLNLGQQCYSFPDLTLRHGTGVVRHLELFHKWHEGELRKRISVLSEVKEAPLMLGISQDLAKESSVEGLLARAKETGISIFTFRQFPTVKAILTYLPKVKSGTAVV